In Myxococcota bacterium, the genomic stretch ATCCGGTTCTTGTTCGACTACATCTCGCACAACGCCTATCTGGCGTGGACGCAGATCGGGCCGATGGCCGAGCGGCACGGCCGGACGGTCGAGCCCGAGGCGGTGCTGTTTGCGGGCCTCCTGAACGCGCACGGGCAGCTGGGTCCGGCCGAGGTGCCGCCCAAGGCGCGCTGGATGATGCTCGACGTGGCGCGCAAGGCGCGCCGGCTCGGCGTGCCGATCGCCCCGCCGAAGACCCACCCGTTTCCGCCGCTGCTCGCGCTGCGCGTGACTCATGCGGCGCCCGCGGGCGAGCCGCGCCGGCGCCTGATCGACGGCTTGTTCCGCGCGGTCTGGGCCGAGTCGCGCGACCCGGCCGATCCCGCCGAGGTGGCAGAGATCGCGCGCGCGGCGGGCCTCGACGGCGAGCGCCTGGTCAAGGACGCGGCGAGTGACTCGGTGAAGGCCAGCCTGCGCGAGGCCACCGAGCGCGCGCTGGCCGACGGCGTGTTCGGCGTGCCCACGGCGCTGGTCGACGGCGAGCTGTTCTGGGGCTTCGACGACTTCCCGCACCTCGAGCTGTTCCTGGCCGGGCGCGACCCGCTCCAGCCCGGCGACCGCGAGCGCTTCACGGCCTACGCGGCGAGCGCGCGCCGGCGCCGGCCCGAAGAGAAGTGACTCGCGCTACGCCGGCAAAAGCTCAGCCGCGATCCGCCGCGCCTCGTTCCCGTCGACGTCGCCCTTGTGCGCCTTCATCACTGCGCCCATCACACGGCCCAGGTCCTTGGCCGACTTCGCGCCCGTCTCGGCGATCGCCGCGCTCACCCACTGGCGCAGCGTGGCTTCGTCGGCCTGCGCGGGGAGATAGCCCAGGATGATCTCGAGCTCGGCGCGCTCGGCCGCGGCCTGCTCGGTGCGGCCCGCGCCCTCGAAGGCCTCGATCGACTCGCGGCGCTGTTTCTCGAGCTTGCGCAGGATCGGCACCGCCTGCTCGTCGGTGAGCGTGGTCGAGCCGTCCTCCTTCAGCCGCAGCAGGAACGCCGCGCGGATGTTGCGGAACGCCTGCAGCCGCAGCTTCTGCTGGGTCTTCATGGCGTCCTTCATTTCCCGATTCACTTCGTCGAAGATGGGCATCGCGCGAGTGTGCCACAGCCTGCTCGCGCTGGCCCTGTGCGGCTGCGCGCTGCGCGGCCCGCCGCCCAAAGTGTTTCGCACCTACATGCTCGGGCTGGGCGGCGGCGAGCGCTATTCGGCCTGGTTCGGCGACGAGCGCGCGGGAGTGATCTACTTCGGTCTCTCGCCGTTCTGGAGCCAGTACCACGCGCACGGCGGCGATCCCACCGCCGACCTGCTCGAGCCCAGCGCCCACGCGATCGGCCGCTTCGACGTGGCGCACGAGGCGTTCCTGCCGCCCTTGATCGCGCGCCGGCCGGGCCCGGACTCGCGCTCGTCGGTCTGGGACGTGCTCGCGCACCCCAACGGCTGGGTCTACTACACGACCTACTTCGAGGAGATGGGCCGCGTGCGCCCCGGCATGGGCGACGTGGAGCGCTTCGACTCACTCGGCCCGGGGCTGAACGAGATCGCGCTCGGCCCGGACCTGAACCTGTACGTGACTCGCTACGGCGCCGGCGGCAAGGACGGCGGCGTGGCGGTGATCTCGCCCGAGGGGGCGCTTTTGCGCGAGGTGGCGCTCCACGTGCGCAAGGGCGTGGTCACCGCGCCGAAGAGCATCGCCGTCGACCCGCTGAGCGGCGAGGTGTGGCTGAACGCGGACGTGATCGCGCCGGACAAGTCGGTCACCTTCGCGGCGTTCCATCTGGGGCCCGACCTCGCCGTGCGCGAGCGCTTCGACCCGCCCTACGAGCTCGAGTTCATGGCCTTCGACGCCACGGGCCGCGGCTTCTTCGTGGCAGAGCGCGCAGGACGGCTCGGCCTGCGCGTGGTGCGCGCGGGCACGGAGCTCTTGACGGTGGACCTCGGCCCGCGCGAGCCGCACGACTTCGCGCAGGACATCCACTTCGCGCCCGACGGCACGGCCGTGATCGCCTTCTGGTCGGGCCGCGTCGAGGTGGTGCGCCAGACGGGCGGGAACTACGAGCACGCGCGCATCCAGCTCGAGCGGCCGAAGGAGTGCGTGACCGAGAACGATCCCTCGCTGTTCTACAGCGCGTTCGTCTCCGACGGCTCGGTCTACGCCACGCTGACCTGCGACGCCGCGATCGTGCGCGCGCCCCTGCCCGAGCGCTACCAGGTGAGTCGCTAGAGCGAGCGGTCGTGCGCCTGGCCGGTCGGGCGCATGAGCCCTTCCTGCGCGACCGAAGCCACGAGCTCGCCCGCGCGCGTGAAGATCGTCCCGCGCGCGAAGCCGCGCGCGCCCGCCGCGACCGGGCTCTCCTGCGCGTAGAGCAGCCACTCGTCGGCGCGCACGTCCTTGTGGAACCAGAGCGCGTGGTCGAGGCTCGCCATCATGAGCGCCCCGAGCGGCCCCGTGCGACCGTGCGGGAGGATGACCGTGTCGAGCAACGACATGTCACTCGCGTACGCGACTACGCAGCGGTGGAAGAACGGGTCCTCGGGCAGCGCTCCGGTGGCGCGGAACCACACCAGGTTGCCGCCTCGCCGCTGCGGCCCGCCCAGGAAGGTCGGCGCCTCCACGTGGCGCAGGTCGACCGGACGCTCGCCGCGCGTCCACGGGAACGAGCCCTGGGGCAGCGCGGCGGCGCGCTCCTGCCAGGTGGGAAGTGACTCGGGCGGCGGCGCGGCGGGCATCTCGAGCTGCTGGTGCTCGTAGCCGAGCTCACGCACCTGGAACGAGACGGCGACGGTGAAGATCGCCTGGCCCTTCTGCACCGCCACGACCCGGCGCGTGGTGAAGCTCTGGCCGTCGCGGATCCGGTCCACGGTGTAGAGCACGGGCAGCGAGGGATCGCCCGGACGCAGGAAGTAGGCGTGGAGTGAGTGGGCGGACCGCCCCTCGACCGTGCGCCCCGCGGCCGCCAGCGCCTGCGCCGCCACCTGGCCGCCGAACAGACGCTCGCGCTGCCCGCCTTCGTTCTTGCCGCGGAAGATGTTGCGCTCGATCTCCTCGAGGGCGAGCAGGTCGACCAGTCCGTTCGTGGGGGAGTCCATGGCTCGTTCGATAGCATCCCTTGGTACACTGCGCCGATGGAAATCAACGGCATGGCGCACGTGATTCTGGCCGTGCGCGACTTCCCGAAGGCGCGCGCGTTCTACGGCGCGCTGCTCCCGTTCCTGGGACTCACGCCCGTGATCGACTCGCCGGAGTACTACTACTGCGTCGGCGGGCGCACCGCGCTCGGCCTGCGGCCGGCGTCGGGTCCCGAGGCGCGCGACGCGTTCTCGCAAGGCCGCAGCGGCTTGCACCACCTGTGCTTTCGCGCGCGCTCGCGCGAGGACGTCGACTCACTCTACGCCTTCCTGCTGGCGCGCGGCGCGAAGATCGTGCACAAACCCGAAGAGGCGCAGTTCGCGCCGGGCTACTATTCGGTGCTGTTCGAAGACCCGGACGGGATCCGTCTCGAAGCGAACTTCGTGCCGGGTCGCGGTCTGCTCGAGCCCGGAGTGGTGCGCGGCTCATGAGTGATTCCGCGGGCGAGCTCCTGCTCCTGCGCAGCGCGACCTTCGACTGGGTGAACGCGCTCGCGACGCGGCTCGACGAAGAGGGCGTGCCGCACCGGGTCGCGGCGATCGGCGAGCGGCGCTCGACCGACGGCGTGTGGGGCGTCTTCGTGCCCAAGGAAGAGCTCGAGCTCGCCCAGGAGATCGACCGCGAGGTCATGCTCGAGCTCTTCCCCGACCTGCCCGAGAACTTCGAGGGCCAGAGCACGGACGCGGGTCACTGCCCGGCGTGCCAGGAGCCGGTGACCGAGGGCGCGAGCTCGTGCGCGAGCTGCGGTCTGGCGCTCCTGGAAGGGGAGGGCTGAGTGAGATCGGTGGCGCTGCGCAGCGTCTTTCTCGCGGCGCTCGCCGCCGCGCGGCTGGCCGGCGCGCAGGACTCACTGCCGTCCTGGAACGACGGACCGGCCAAGCAGGCGATCGTGGAGTTCGTGCGCAAGACCACGACCGCCGGCTCGGCCGATTTCGTCGCGCCCGAGGCGCGCATCGCCGTGTTCGACAACGACGGCACGCTCTGGTCGGAGCAGCCGCTCTACTTCCAGGCGCAATTCGCGCTCGAGCGCGTGAAGGTGCTGGCGCCGCAGCACCCGGAGTGGAAGGCCAAGCAGCCGTTCAAGTCCGTCCTGGCCGGCGACGTGAAGGGGGCGCTCGCCACCGGCCAGAAGGGCATGGCCGAGCTCCTGGCCGCGACTCACGCGGGCATGACCACCGACGAGTTTGCGAAGACGGTCAGTGACTGGCTCGCGACCGCGCAGCACCCGCGCTGGAAGCGCCCCTACGACCGCTGCATCTACCAGCCCATGCTCGAGCTGCTCGGCTATCTGCGCCTCTCCGGCTACCAGACCTTCATCGTCTCGGGCGGCGGGGTCGAGTTCATGCGCGTCTGGGCCGAGCGCGCCTATGGGATTCCGCCGCAGCAGGTGATCGGCAGCTCGGGCAAGCTGAAATACGAGCTGCGCGGCGGAACGCCCGTGATCGTGAAGCTCCCGCAGATCGACTTCGTCGACGACGGCCCGGGCAAGCCCGTCGGGATCCAGAAGGCCATCGGGCGCCGGCCGGTGCTGGCCTTCGGCAACTCCGACGGTGACCGCGAGATGCTGGAGTGGACCAAGGCGGGAGACGGCGCGCGCTTCGCGGGCATCGTGCACCACACCGACGCCGAGCGTGAGTGGGCCTACGACCGCAAGTCACCGATCGGCAAGCTCGACAAGGCCTGGGACGAGGCGACTCAGAAGGGCTGGACGCTGGTCGACATGAAGTCCGACTGGAAGCTCGTCTACCCGGACGCGAAGTGATGGACGAGCGCGCGGCGGTCGCGGAGCTGCAGAAGCGGGTCGAGGCTTCGATCATCGGCCAGCGCGAGCTGATCGCACAGATGATGCTCGGGCTCCTGGCCGACGGTCACTTGCTGCTCGAGAGTCTCCCCGGCCTGGCGAAGACCCGCGCAGTGAAGAGCCTGGCGCGCGCGCTCGACGCGCAGATGCGCCGCATCCAATTCACGCCCGACCTCCTGCCCTCGGACCTCACCGGCTCCGAGGTGCTGCACCAGGACGGCGGGAAGAACGTGTTCCAGTTCCAGCCCGGGCCATTGTTCGGCAACGTGATCCTCGCCGACGAGATCAACCGCGCGCCCGCCAAGGTGCAGGCCGCGCTGCTCGAGGCGATGGAGGAGCGGCAAGTCACCGTGGCGGGCACGACTCACAAGCTGCCCGAGCTGTTCATGGTGCTCGCGACCCAGAATCCGATCGAGCAGGAGGGTACGTATCCCCTGCCCGAAGCGCAGCTCGACCGCTTCCTGATGAAGGTGTTGATCACCTATCCCGACCCCGAGAGCGAGCAGGCGGTGCTAGAGCTCGTGCGCGGCGAGGAGGCGGGCGCGAAGGCGGGCGCGGCGCCGGCCGCGATTCCGGTCGAGCGCATCCTGGCCGCCCGGCGCGCGGTCGACGCGGTGCACGTCGCGCCCGCGATCGAGCGCTACATCGTCGACCTGCTGAACGCGACGCGGCACGGCGACAAGTACGGCGAGCCCCTGGCCAAGTGGATCCAGGTGGGCTCGAGCCCGCGCGGCGGCATTGGCCTGGACCGCGTGTCGCGCGCCCACGCCTGGCTCGAGGGCCACGACCACGTGACTCCCGACGACGTGCGGGCCGTGGTGCACCCGGTGCTGCGCCACCGGCTGATCCTCTCCTACGACGCGAACGCCGACGGAGTCACTCCCGACCAGGTCGTCGACAAGCTCGTCGAGCTCGTCGCGGTCCCCGCGTAGGTCGTTCGTGGCTGGCGATCTGGGCGCGGCGTACGTCTCGGTGGAGCACCTGGCGCGCTTCGAGTGGCGCGCGCGAGGCCTCTCGCTCCTGCCGCGCCAGCGGCGGGGCAGCGTGCTCGCGGGCCAGCACGGCTCGCGCGTGCGCGGGCGCGGGCTCGACTTCGAGGAGATTCGCGCCTACCTGCCGGGCGACGACGTGCGCAACCTGGACTGGCGAGTCACTCTGCGCACCGGGCGGCCTCAGGTGCGCGCCTACAGCGAGGAGCGCGACCGGCCGGTGCTCGTGGTCGTGGACCAGCGCATGTCGATGTTCTTCGGCACGCGCCGCGCGCTGAAGTCGGTCGTCGCCGCGGAGGTCGCGGCGCTGGTCGCCTGGATGGCGTTTCGCGCGGGGGACCGCGTGGGCGCAGTCGTGTTCGGCGACTCGGACCTGGTGCGCATCTCGGCGCTGCGCAGCCGCGCGCGCGTGCACCAGGTGCTGGGCGCGATCGCCGCGCGCAACACGGCGTTGCGCGCGGACCTGGCGGTGACTCCCGGCGACGGCATGCTCGATCGGGCGCTCGAGTCGGCACTGCACGCGGCGACCCATGACCACCTGGTGTGCGTGGTGAGTGACTTCGCAGGCGCGGGCGAGCGCACGCTCGAGCTGCTGCGCGCGCTGGGCGCGCACAACGACGTGGTGGGCGTGCTGGTGTTCGACCCCGCGGCGCGGGCCAGCGGCGGGCGGGGCGAGCTCGTGGCGTCGAGCGGCGAGCTGCAGGTCGAGCTCGACCTGGCCGATCGCAAGCTGCGCGAGCCGCTCGAGAGCTTCTTCGCGGGCCGGCTCGTGCGCGTGGCGGAGCTCTTGCGGCGCGCGGCGGCGCCGCTGTTCGCGATCTCGACCGACCGGGACCCGGTCGAGGAGATGAGTCGCCTGCTGGGACGCGGGCGTCGCGGGCCCGCCCATGCCTGACTCGTCCGGCGCGCTGCAGGGGCTGGCCGAGCTGCCGCTGCCGGCGCCGGTGCCCTATACCCCAGAGACGCCAGGCGCATGGGCCGTGCTCGTGCTGCTGCTCGCCGCGGTCGCGGCGCTTGCCTGGCGCGCGCTGCGCCGCTGGCGCGCCAACGCCTACCGGCGCGCCGCCTTGCGCGAGCTGGCCGGGCTCGAGCAGGCGAGTGACCTCGCGCGCCTGCCTGCGCTGCTGAAGCGCACGGCCCTGGCGGCGAGGCCGCGGCAGCGCGTGGCCGCGCTGTCTGGCGCGGCCTGGCTCGAGTATCTCGACGGGACCATGGGCGGGCGTGAGTTCGCCGCGGGGCCGGGGCGCGCCCTGGCGACTCTCTCGTATACGAAACAGCCCTCGCTGTCCGCCGAGGAGACGCGCGCGTTGCTGCGGCTGGCGCGCGACTGGATCGAGCACCACCGTGCCGGTGTTTGAGGCGCCCTGGGCGTTCGCGCTGCTCGCGCTGCCCGCCGCGGCGCGCTGGCTCTTTCCCGCGCGCCACGAGACCACGGCGGCCCTGCGCCTGCCGTTCTTTCTCGACCTGGCGCGGCTCAGCGGCCGCACGCCCAGCCCGGGCGCGGTCGTGCCGCGCGCGGGCTTCATCGGCCTGGTCGTGAGCACGCTCGCGTTCGTTCTGATCGTGCTGGCGGCGGCGCGGCCGCAGCGTCTCGAGCCGCCCATCTCCCACAGCGAGTCACTGCGCGCGCTGTTTCTCGCGGTCGACCTCTCGCAGTCGATGGAGACGCGCGACTTCCGGGACGCCCAGGGTGCGCAGACCGACCGCCTGAGCGCGGTGAAGGCCGTGGTCGACGAGTTCATCGCGCGGCGCGCGCACGATCGGATCGGGCTGATCGTGTTCGGCACCGGCGCCTTCCCCCAGGCGCCGCCGACGACCGACCACGCAGCCGTGCGCAGCCTGCTCGCCGCGTCGCGCATCGGCATGGCGGGGCCGCAGACGGCGATCGGTGACGCGATCGGCATGGCCATCAAGCTGTGCGAGAAGTCGACTGCGCCCGAGAAAGTGCTGGTGCTGCTCACCGACGGCTCCGACACGGCGAGCCGCGTGCCCGCGACCGACGCCGCGGCACTCGCGAAGCA encodes the following:
- a CDS encoding 2-hydroxychromene-2-carboxylate isomerase, encoding MPGPIRFLFDYISHNAYLAWTQIGPMAERHGRTVEPEAVLFAGLLNAHGQLGPAEVPPKARWMMLDVARKARRLGVPIAPPKTHPFPPLLALRVTHAAPAGEPRRRLIDGLFRAVWAESRDPADPAEVAEIARAAGLDGERLVKDAASDSVKASLREATERALADGVFGVPTALVDGELFWGFDDFPHLELFLAGRDPLQPGDRERFTAYAASARRRRPEEK
- a CDS encoding GatB/YqeY domain-containing protein; the encoded protein is MPIFDEVNREMKDAMKTQQKLRLQAFRNIRAAFLLRLKEDGSTTLTDEQAVPILRKLEKQRRESIEAFEGAGRTEQAAAERAELEIILGYLPAQADEATLRQWVSAAIAETGAKSAKDLGRVMGAVMKAHKGDVDGNEARRIAAELLPA
- a CDS encoding acyl-CoA thioesterase II; protein product: MDSPTNGLVDLLALEEIERNIFRGKNEGGQRERLFGGQVAAQALAAAGRTVEGRSAHSLHAYFLRPGDPSLPVLYTVDRIRDGQSFTTRRVVAVQKGQAIFTVAVSFQVRELGYEHQQLEMPAAPPPESLPTWQERAAALPQGSFPWTRGERPVDLRHVEAPTFLGGPQRRGGNLVWFRATGALPEDPFFHRCVVAYASDMSLLDTVILPHGRTGPLGALMMASLDHALWFHKDVRADEWLLYAQESPVAAGARGFARGTIFTRAGELVASVAQEGLMRPTGQAHDRSL
- a CDS encoding VOC family protein, giving the protein MEINGMAHVILAVRDFPKARAFYGALLPFLGLTPVIDSPEYYYCVGGRTALGLRPASGPEARDAFSQGRSGLHHLCFRARSREDVDSLYAFLLARGAKIVHKPEEAQFAPGYYSVLFEDPDGIRLEANFVPGRGLLEPGVVRGS
- a CDS encoding HAD family hydrolase: MALRSVFLAALAAARLAGAQDSLPSWNDGPAKQAIVEFVRKTTTAGSADFVAPEARIAVFDNDGTLWSEQPLYFQAQFALERVKVLAPQHPEWKAKQPFKSVLAGDVKGALATGQKGMAELLAATHAGMTTDEFAKTVSDWLATAQHPRWKRPYDRCIYQPMLELLGYLRLSGYQTFIVSGGGVEFMRVWAERAYGIPPQQVIGSSGKLKYELRGGTPVIVKLPQIDFVDDGPGKPVGIQKAIGRRPVLAFGNSDGDREMLEWTKAGDGARFAGIVHHTDAEREWAYDRKSPIGKLDKAWDEATQKGWTLVDMKSDWKLVYPDAK
- a CDS encoding MoxR family ATPase, yielding MDERAAVAELQKRVEASIIGQRELIAQMMLGLLADGHLLLESLPGLAKTRAVKSLARALDAQMRRIQFTPDLLPSDLTGSEVLHQDGGKNVFQFQPGPLFGNVILADEINRAPAKVQAALLEAMEERQVTVAGTTHKLPELFMVLATQNPIEQEGTYPLPEAQLDRFLMKVLITYPDPESEQAVLELVRGEEAGAKAGAAPAAIPVERILAARRAVDAVHVAPAIERYIVDLLNATRHGDKYGEPLAKWIQVGSSPRGGIGLDRVSRAHAWLEGHDHVTPDDVRAVVHPVLRHRLILSYDANADGVTPDQVVDKLVELVAVPA
- a CDS encoding DUF58 domain-containing protein; its protein translation is MAGDLGAAYVSVEHLARFEWRARGLSLLPRQRRGSVLAGQHGSRVRGRGLDFEEIRAYLPGDDVRNLDWRVTLRTGRPQVRAYSEERDRPVLVVVDQRMSMFFGTRRALKSVVAAEVAALVAWMAFRAGDRVGAVVFGDSDLVRISALRSRARVHQVLGAIAARNTALRADLAVTPGDGMLDRALESALHAATHDHLVCVVSDFAGAGERTLELLRALGAHNDVVGVLVFDPAARASGGRGELVASSGELQVELDLADRKLREPLESFFAGRLVRVAELLRRAAAPLFAISTDRDPVEEMSRLLGRGRRGPAHA
- a CDS encoding DUF4381 domain-containing protein, which codes for MPDSSGALQGLAELPLPAPVPYTPETPGAWAVLVLLLAAVAALAWRALRRWRANAYRRAALRELAGLEQASDLARLPALLKRTALAARPRQRVAALSGAAWLEYLDGTMGGREFAAGPGRALATLSYTKQPSLSAEETRALLRLARDWIEHHRAGV
- a CDS encoding VWA domain-containing protein is translated as MPVFEAPWAFALLALPAAARWLFPARHETTAALRLPFFLDLARLSGRTPSPGAVVPRAGFIGLVVSTLAFVLIVLAAARPQRLEPPISHSESLRALFLAVDLSQSMETRDFRDAQGAQTDRLSAVKAVVDEFIARRAHDRIGLIVFGTGAFPQAPPTTDHAAVRSLLAASRIGMAGPQTAIGDAIGMAIKLCEKSTAPEKVLVLLTDGSDTASRVPATDAAALAKQRGIVIHTVGIGDPAAAGEDKVDLDLLQRIADTTGGRFFRAEDRAGLEDIYATLDRVTPEKVSRLEYQPRVELFQYPLAAAALLLAGYHAIAALLSRRGRPIPAEALRDAA